The following nucleotide sequence is from Juglans microcarpa x Juglans regia isolate MS1-56 chromosome 6D, Jm3101_v1.0, whole genome shotgun sequence.
CTTCCATTctgaagttttttcttttatttacgtATCTCAGAAACGACAAGGGAAAGTAGTGCAGTCACAATACTGCAGTCAAATTGCTATAAAGAGAGGGTCTTGTTTTTTCTGTTGTCATTATTTTTGGTCCCATTAGACTGATTTaaatttggttttttcttttaataataatcttcTCATCTTGCTAATGTTTCAAACTTAGGGATTCAATGCAACATTAACTGAACCAGTAGACACACCTGGGAGTAGAGGCGATCAAATTAAAGAAATGGATCTTAAAGTGCACCCAGGTCTAAAAGAATCCTTGAAGGCGCTCTGCAGTGATCCAAAAACAACAATTGTTGTACTCAGTGGGAGTGACAGAAGTGTCTTAGATGAAGTATGTCATAATGCTGAAGTTTATCCTGTTCCACCCTTACACTGTCCGTTTCTTAACATAGTGTTTTGACAGAACTTTGGGGAGTATGACATGTGGTTGGCAGCAGAGAATGGGATGTTTTTACGCCTTACAAAGGGTGAATGGATGACAACAATGCCTGAGCATTTGAATATGGAATGGGTTGACAGCGTGAAGGTACATATTGAAATTGTAGTTCTGTTTATTTGTGCTCTTTAAACTCTAAACATATGATGCTGACATAATGTTTTCAGCATGTTTTTGAATACTTCACAGAAAGAACACCCCGATCACATTTTGAACTTCGTGAAACTTCACTTGTTTGGAATTATAAATATGCAGGTACTTTTCTTGATCAATGCCTTTTTCCAAAGCAGTTTCTTTGAAAGATTTACCATTGTTTCTGCTCTCTTATATTTTTGTCCGTCTTTTGATTTTGTAGATGTTGAGTTTGGAAGACTTCAAGCAAGGGATATGTTGCAGCATCTATGGACAGGCCCAATTTCTAATGCATCTGTTGATGTTGTTCAGGGCGGCCGGTCTGTTGAGGTGCGAGCTGTCGGTGTGACAAAGGTGACCGCTTGTTTCTAATTATTGAAGTTTCTAATATTTCCTGATTATTTTTACAGTTGGGGTCTTGGCAAATTTGTTTCTATCTAACAGTACTTCATCCAATCAGGGTGCAGCCATTGACCGCATACTAGGAGAGATAGTTCATAGTAAATCCATGACAACTCCAATAGATTATGTCGTGTGCATTGGTCATTTTCTGGCAAAGGTATCATTCTTTCTTAATGTTGTCATtcggaggttttttttttttttccgatatGAGGAATTGTATTTATTCCCACTACCTAAACTTTCTTGTCCAGAAAACAGCTACTGGTATTAGTCCCTGATAAGTCTGTACTTTTGATATAATTACATTcaaaatctttgaaatttcaacTTGTAGTCAAGGACAAGAGTTGTGaaacaaaacaattttcttttgaagCATCGAATATGTGCTTATAGGCAATTTTGAACATGCAGGATGTACATTAAATTTGCGTGTAATGTTTCATATTTAACAAACTTCTATTGCTTGAGATTAGAGCTTTATGATGATGATTGGAGTTGAAAACTGGAGGGATAGAATTAAGATCTTTACAAGTACTTAGAATGTGAATATTACAAATGTtactttatataaaatgtttagTTCTCCTCAAGGGACCATGGAAAACATTAATTTACGTATGTATTACCTCATAAAAAAACCCGATAAAACATCTTTCATTGCTTCAGGATGAAGATGTTTACACCTTTTTCGAGCCAGAACTTCCTTCTGATGCCATCATTGTTGCAAGAAGCAAGGCGACTGATGGACTCAAGCTACCTGGCGAGAGAAGATCTTCTTTGAAGCTTCCAGCAAGTAGAAGTGGGCTGAAATCATCTCAAAGTAAGACACCACGACCTTTGCCAAATCCCGAAGGGAGAGATTTCATGGGTGGGGCAAAATCAGCTCAGAGCGGGCGACGGCCATCACCAGAAAAGATTTCATGGAATGTACTTGATCTAAAGGGAGAGAACTATTTTTCCTGTGCTGTTGGAAGAACTCGCACAAATGCTAGGTATACACTCGGGTCATCAGATGATGTCATCTCCTTCCTGAAAAAGATTTCAGGTTAATCATCAAGTTGAGCAGTTTTTTGCTTTAGCGTCCTGCAGCGCTACTGGTTCAAAGGTTCATTACCCAAGCATGAGATTTCAAATGGCTTAGTGAGGAGATGAGAAACATTTTCTGTTTCATTGTGATATTCTTTCGTCAAACACATCTCATACATTTTGCCAAAATTTATACTGTCACTCTCTTCATAGAATTGGTATATTTTAACAGACTCGGAGCATCCAAACCACAGGACTGATGAccaaaacaagcaaaaaaagaaattgatctttttttcttttttcttttttttggcatCAATTATTACCTATCTTTTGTTAACTGTCACATCCTTGTGAACAGTCGTAGTCACAAGGATCGTCCAAAGATCAGTGCCACTGCTACAGGCGAGACCATATGGGTTTGTTCAACCGATGAAACTGTGAATATCGGttcattttcttaaaactttTTGTTCGCTGAAAATCTTTTTCCTCGAGTTCTCAATCAATCTTTATATTGTTTTTCCTCCTAAATTTAAAAGTTCTTTAATGCCTATATCAAGCTAAACGGTATAAGAATTCTGTTGAGTCACATGGAATGGTAGTCTGGTTGAAAACAAAGCCCTGTGCAACCTCTCACAGCCCACAGCAGCCGGCCCCTTTTTATGCACTAAATCCGAGCCATAATGTGATTCACGTGGCAAGCTCAGCTCAACAGCTTCCAGACAGTGATATTTCAAGTGCTCAAAGAGAAACGCGGCTGACAAAGGCAAGGCGCAACTGGAGATTTCTTTCCTCATCTACAACTGGGTTTCCAGGTGGTGCCAGTAAGGAAAAAGTAGATGCGGATGTAATGGCGAATGCCCATGACATGTGCAAGTAATTAAAAAACCTCCAATGGCAGGAGAATTTGTTGTGCTGTCCTGCATGCTGTGGTGTAACAAGGATGACCAATCCAGGGTTTTGCTGCACATGATAATTTGAATCTTTTAGCTTTAATTTCAacccatgaaataaataaattaatagcaTCTTCCACGTCCTGTCCCCCACTCCTGGTGCATGGAAATGGAAGCCACTAATAAGGAGAGTTTTTGGGAAGTCAAACTGCAGGCTGCAGCAATCTCCAGGATTATGTTCTCGATAAGATCAAGCCGTACGTACATACACATTCCTTGGTGGTCCCCCACCCCCgcaaaaaaaaaccttaaaccCAAAGCACTACACAATCCCACTTATAAACAtcgggtttttttttccccttttctaattcatttattcatatctttttttactttattttctttcaatcgTGACGGCCTCTACAAATGCGTGGTAATCTTTctgttggaaaatgatttttaggttCATATTCGGTTAACACTCATGCGAGTGTGTAGAGATACCTAACTCTATGGGAATCCCAGCAAGTTGGCTCCTACATTTTGGGTTTTGAACACACGTTTGTGAAGGTCATTGGCCACTATACAGTAGACAGTTTGTTAGAGTGCAACACAACAACAAAAGTTAGGAATGATGGTGCACCTATGTcggttttgttaaaaattaaataaaatattgttagaatattaatttttaataataatattattattttgtaatttgaaaaaattaaattatattttatattttgtgtaaaaatttaaaaaaattataataatgagataaaataatatgagatgagttgaaatgattctTGAATCCAAACCGGCCTAATCTCATATTATTCTagcactcttttttaaaaaaatagataaatctaatattcactcattttttaaagttgtgTTCTAGTTGTTTCTTGTAATTTGGTGCTGAGATATTAATTTCATTAGTTTCATGCGGAGAGCGAGAAACCAATAGAGTGACCCTTTCCATACGATACGATATGCTGCTTTTATTACATAGGAAACAGGAAAATAAAGTTCGgaggaaaagaataaaagagaaaaacgtAGCCTCTTTATATTAAAGTACCGCTTTCATTCCATCGACTTTCTCAAGGATATTGAAAGTCGTAAGATACAAGTGTAAAAGCTAAGTAATTAAAGAATTAAACGCCACGAGCATACTCATTAGAAAGAGTAGTACATCCCCAGGCTTCCAGATGACCAATTATAAAGAACCTATAGTAAGTTTCTCAAAGTAACTAAGCACACTAAAATACAACCGGCAAAGTAAACAATGAAAGAAGCGTAACTAATAGAAATAACCTCATCCCCTTCTATATTGATAAAGAAGCTAAAAATGAATAATCGAGGGAACTGATAGACTTTATAGGGATAGCTGAAACATATTACCTAGTCCAAAACGAAAAGGACAATCCTGAGGTCTACAACAGATGATTGTTTATGCTGCAAAGTTCTTCTTGTTTTGTTCAAAGACGTATTTAATCAGCGATTCCTTGATAGATAGCAGCTCGGGGAACTCTTTCTTCAACTTTGACCCATCCATCTCGTTGTTGCTTCGGGGGGCCACTATGACCTTAGCCTGCTCTTCAAGTGTGAAGTTCACCCACTTGAAGTCAGGGTCAATGTATTGCTTGTACATCTCAAGAATCTCGTTGTGGCTTACAACCCCAGGATTTGTGAAGTTCCATATTCCCCTCAAATTCCTCTTTGCCATCTCAATGGAAATGGGTAGAAGCTCATCCAAGACAGTCATGCTATTTGGGATGTTAACCACTTTGTTATAACGAGAAATCTTAGTTATGAAGTTGCGTGGGTTGTTTAGGTCAGATGATATTGGCATCCTAACTCTTAGAGTGCAGACATTGTCGTATTCTTTCAACAGCTCTTCAACCTGGTTAAGAAATTAAAGAGTAATTATTAGAACAAACACATAATCTCAGAAAGGATGTAGAATTAGAGACAAATATTCTGAATGAATTACCATAGCCTTGGTTTTGGAATAGAAAGAACCGGTGAAATTGGGTTTGTCTTCCTCTGTAAACCCAATGCCAGAACCTTCAGGATGTGCAGCATCATACTCAAATATACATCCTGTAGCAAAATTCATCATCAACAGTCCATGCTCTCTGCAAACATCTGCTAAGGTTAAGGTTCCAGCAACATTTGTGCGAATTGTTTCTGTCTTGTGAGACTCGCACCAATCGACATTGGGTCTACCAGTCACACCAGCAGAATTAAAAACATGGGTTGGCTTAACACTCTGAAGATCTGCTAAAAGTGATGACCGATCCTCTAGACGCCCTCTTCCATATTCAAATGGAATCCCTTGTTTCTCACATATCTTCCCAAGCAGACCCCCAAGCCAACCAGTCCTACCATAGATTAAGAATTTCAAGGAGTGTTTTCGAGGAGAGCCGGTGCTTTTGGAAGGTGGAACCAGCATCCGGGTATTACTTGGGACGAAAGATGCAGACTTCTCCTCTTCAGGTCCATCAAAGTGTCTCTCAATCCCACCAGGCATCATCAGCATTCTAGGATGAGGAAGCAGTGCCCCAGAGACGTCACCCCACCAATCAGGGTTGTTGATGTACCACTCCATGGTCTTCTTAAGCCCCTCTTCCCAAGTAGTTCGCTCGGACCATCCCAAGATCGTCAGCTTCTGATCATCCAGAAAGTACCTCTGGTCATTAAATGGTCTGTTCTCTACAAACTTAATGCTTGCCTCTGGGTCCATTGAGAAAAGTCTGCATATATCTTTGGCCACATCAATAACTCTCCTTTCCTTCTTTGTCCCAATATTGTAAACATGACCTACCTCTCCCTTGTGAAGAATGACTTCAAAAGCCTCAGCAACATCCTCACAATACAAATAACTCCTCACATTAGAACCATCGCCATGAATTGGAAGAGGCTTCCCTTGCATTGCCAAGAGGATGAACTTTGGAATCAATTTCTCAGGGAACTGATTGGGCCCATAAACATTGTTCCCACGTGTTGTTATCACAGGTAACCCGTACGACCTACCATATGCCATGACAAGCATTTCTGCTCCAGCTTTTGTTGCAGAGTAAGGGTTTGTTGGGAGGAGTTGAGAAGCCTCATGGTTTCCCACAACAGCATCCTCGTCTGTCTCGCCATATACTTCATCTGTACTCACATGGATGAACCTCCTGATCTGGCCAGTGACCTTGCAGGCTTCCAAAAGGACATGAGTACCATAAATATTGTTCTTGGTAAACTCAAAGCTGTTACCAAATGAGTTGTCAACATGGGTCTGGGCTGCAAAGTGCATTATAGTGTCAATAGACTCGGTGATGAGAAGGTAGTTGACAAGGTCAGCACTGCCAATGTCCCCCTTTACGAACTTGATACTAGGAGATGATTTAGAGGGGAGGAGGTTTTTTAGACTCGAGCAGTAATCAAGCTTGTCGAGTACAACGATCTTGTAGTCAGGGTAATTACGGATGAGCCGGTTGGCAACATGGGATGCAATGAACCCAGCAGCCCCAGTAATGAGGATGTTCTTTGGAGTATAAGTAGCCATCTCAAAACGGTGTCTacataaaaaatgttacaaCAGACTAAGTTCTTTGTCacgatttaaataaatttttaaaaaaataaacaaacaagataGATATACGGAAATAGGCCCCAAAATGCGGAGGTCTCATGGTATAGTAAGAAGACTGCACATCTCCATTTGCTTGCTTacaaaatgaaggaaaagaacATTAAGCATAGTATCTTCACGTATCTTCCATCCAAAGATCACTTACcacaaaaaaattgtttctcactaatttttaagaaactaaaacacaaacaaataaatttcaatttttctttagcTTCCTATCCTTCCAAGCAACTAAGCAGACCCAAAACTAGAGAACGAAacatgttagaatataaatcaGCACATCATTCATCAAAATCAACCAAAGGTTACCAGATCCAACGCATTCTGCAGAACAACAAACAATCACATGATCCGTGTATATTCACAAACTCATACTTGAGCAAAGAATCCCGTTTCTCAAAACGCATATAGATCTGATTTCTACCACCAGATCCCAATTAAACTCCCATAGGAGACACAAACAGAGCATATGAAGCAAATGTCTGTCATTAAATAAGCGCAAATAGCATAATTAACATCAAAGTTCTTCACATTGATTAGAGATCTAATAAAATCGAGAAAAAACCAGATCATAGATAGCTCCAAACAAAGCAAAAGACGAACACTTCTTGCTACAAACCATGCTCACACGCAATTCcttagaagaaaaaagaaaaaagacagaGTACAATTGGCTTACCAATCAGCGCAGGGGCGAGAGAGAAATACGGACAACGAAatggaggagaagagagagctCGTAGATTTGGGAGCTTGAGATGGGGAGCCGGAAGTGGGAGGAGGTCTATATATACACGCTTTCTCAAAATGAGCGAGACAGTTCAGGGGAGCCATAGAAAGAGCTGAAGTGACGGAAATACCCTCCATTTCTTCAAAATACTACTGGGGGTCACGCGACTCGTTCGCGACATGGTTTCGTTTGGTTATCAAacatctctcaactcatctcaacttatcattacaattttttcaaatcttaatataaaatataataaataattcaatttttttaaattttaaaataataataatattaaaaaataatattctaacaatattttatcatttcaatttaactcactttaacatctaaatagaACCGTACTTACTTCCTTCCAGGAAGTTGGTCTTGGTGTTAGGTAACTTTACGAGAGGTCTGCATTGTTCCTCCTGTCATCAACTTTCCTTCCTAAATTACGTGTTGGATGAGCCGCCTTTATCACTGCCACTCCATTGGAAAAGTATAGTTTTCTCGcccattaattattaattaatcgtaattttttattttttattttaaatttatcggtccaatttttatttttttttaaagatcgATCATTtaaagataatgaaaattaCAGCATTTACGAGTAAGAATTtgttattgggtttaattatcttttgaataattatatgtatcattttcatacaccacacatcatatatattttaattttttttattttttctataacaaatatatggtgtatagataataaatagaataactcaattagtttaataaaaataaaataaaataaaataaaaaataattttaaaatatgtaaagtttgTAGTGTAGGATGGTGAATAGCATCCCTTAATTATCTTacacctttttcttcttctttttctcaattTGTTATATATTGGATTAAATTATCTTACatgtagaattttattttatttttttcttaggagaatttgatttgattatgtAACGTTTAAGAATTATTGTTGGTATATCATATCTGCATATGTATTTGGATGGGGAGAGTGACAATTTACCatccatatatgcatgcatgtatactAATTCATCCCTAGCTTAGACGGCACGttttcactttgaaaaaagcTACTCGCATCCGGGACGGGGACACGCCGCGTACCCGGATTCCAAGTCAGCTTTATTTAAACGGTGCGTTTGCACCCTAAATTAAACGCACCGTTCTCTGCTTAGTGTTATCAAAACTTGTGAAATGAAACTGACCCCACGAAGACGAGACTATCTTCAGACGATAAGGACTGAACTCAACACAGAAACACCCATGGAAGACTGCTACGAATCCCAATCTTCGTCCGTTCACACCTCCAAGCTTCCCAAGCTTGCTACGAAGACGATTCCCCCACAGAGGTACGATGGGTGGCCACAAGCTTCTCCTCAAACAACCTTGGATGAAATCCCCCAACGTTGTAATTTTCTTCGCTTAATTtccttttgtaaaatttgaaccAATGTTGAAGTAATCTCGATATACAAATTCCAATTCTAATCAATCCCCCCAAGTCTCAATATAAAAGACCACTTACTTGGATGAAATCGTTGAGAAAGCAAGAGGGCACAACCTTGTAATTGGGCTTATCAAACGTGAGGCGCATCAACTCCCTCATCTTCTCGGGACTTTGCGGCAGCAGGACACTAACGGCCTCATCCAAGCTCCTCACCAGGAACATACCCTCCTCCAAGTCCTTATCCTCCATGCATACCCCAGCACAGCAAAGCACCACCCGCTCCACCCTCTCCTTAAACTGAGCCGCCATACTGTACGCCACGAACCCGCCGTAGTTGATACCGGTGATGCTCATCGTCTTTACCACCCCCTGTGCTTCCATGAGGGCCATTAAGTAGCGTGCCAGGAAGGCCTCGGAGCAGTCGGGGCGGGTCGTGTAGGAATCCCCGAAGAAGACTAGGTCAGGGACGTAGACGTAGaaatgagggatgagagaggaGATGAAATCACCCCAATGCCACATTGCGTTGGCGTCGAGGCCATGGATGAGGAGGAGATTAGGCTTGGAGTGAGTGTGGGCCTTGGGGAGCCAGCAGTGGATGACGGTGCCGTTGCCGAGGTCGGTGGTGGTGGACTTGAGGCCGACGTGGGAGGAGTAGCAGAACCACTAGTTCTAGGTGGCTACGAAGTTGAAGTACTTGGACATTGTTTTAAGAAAAAGCTGACACGAGTCCGCAACGGGTACCCGAAGGCGGGTACCTGTAGCAGAATTGTTTCACTTTTCATGTTTAATTAGTGTGTGCACGCGCGCGCATTAGTACTCCATCTTGATCTTTGCATTAATTGTTGCATTTCTTTCTGCGTGATAATTCAGTTtggatattttaattattttacataaatctatttctaattttattaaaaaaagccAAGGTTTCTATTATAAGTTGGTCTCTATAACTCTCataattatcaatttaaaatattcaacacaTGATTTAGTACGGGtgattaagtattttaattatgCCTATTTATAccaaatcaaaatattcaaCACGTCAATTAGCTAAATAACCATGGatctcaaatatcaaaataaatcaaccataaaaatagtgaaatatatatatatatatatatatatatatgttgagaaAATGGAATTTCTTGAATGAGTAGTACTCTTCAAATGAAAAGGCATTATCATCGATCTATAATCAACTATAAAAGAGAGACATTGAAATTAGTTTAAGATCTCATGACAATATATTTTAGACTCAAACATCAAATTGTAATTATTCTCGCAAGTGAAATAGGCCAGCTAAATACTATAAATATTCCAACAAAAGACTAAAATTCAATTACAGTACTTGAAAAGAGATAAACGCATTAATTGACGAGTACcacatgactatatatatatatatatatatatatattatatataagtactacACATAGATCAGATTATAGAAATGCCCAGTTCGTGTGCAGGCAGTCCCCCATTCAGAAATTATACCTAGACaaactatatatgaaaaatgatttatacataatattttttacaacattttatataactatgttttaaattaggggtatttttataaaacatcttataaaagtaacatcattttataaaaataccctcattttataacattgttgtGCAATGTATTGTACaatatgttgtgtgtatatcattactcatatatatatatatgtatgataatTAGCATTTTATATGATAATGTAAAATAATGCTAGAAAATGCAACTCGTCAACTATCACTATCCTAGTAAGGGcaacctttaattttttttctcattatgcTTGGTCATCTTTAGTGTATTTTTCACTCTTTCAACTCTTGCTTCCGAGATCAAGAATTGTTGACTCTTGTCTAATCTACTGACCTTACGATTTTTAGGGCAAAGGGAGATGTGTGCTTTCAAGGGTGAAGTGTCTTGTCTCTTGGAATGGCATTTCCACAATCTGCTACAATGGTTACAAGTGGTTGTAAGTTCATCAGGATCACAATCAAGGACTCTTGTGAAGTGATCCCACACCTCAGACCTATTATTAAGGGTTTCGACTACCTGGTGGAGGGTGAGGATAGAACGAAAGGTACAAAGAGTGTCAATCGAAAAGTCTAATCTTTCACTAACTCTTCGATAATGGGAGTCTCAATGGGCTGTAGTAGTCCTTCTGGATATGATGGAAAGATGGTCGTAGGAGTGCTTACGGCATCTTTAACATTCATGatttaaaactaaaacagaatataacaaataaaaaaatcaagattgaaacaacaacaactaaaaataaaagagagagagagagaatatcaTGAGCATAGGTAATACCTACGTACATGGCGTTATTAGCATGTATGTGACTGggcaaaaatcaagaaaatcaagattaaaaaaaaaatggggaataGTAGGAGAAGTAAACTTCACTTACGAATTGAACTGTTTAGtatacatgttaggataatGATGACTATAATAATCATTCAACATGCACACTAAGTTAACTAATTGATCAGTGGTCTGCACTTGAGACATTAGATTTACtataagaaaatcataataacttttttttataagaaaaattggAGGGAAATCAAAATAGTTTCGTGAAGTGATTAGAAAGGTCAACTGCCCACGATTCTAAACTCAAAAAcgattataatatatcacataaaatcgtgtcaatttgtaaatttactttaatGAAATCTCTAATTTATAACTGTAGCAAATAGTTTGGTTTGACTATAGCAAATGGTTTTGTTATAAGATTAAATATACATAAAGTTACGTCAATTTGTGATATTACTTCTATAATCTCTTTACAACCGTAACActtatctttttataataaaattaacacCCGGAAAAACTTTTAGATCATAAGATCTAGAGAAGGTTTAATTAAATTTTCTCTGGCTAACACGCAATTAGCAAGAAATTCCTCCTTGAGAATTGCCAACAATAATGCTAATTACTGTTAAATCTTAATTAAGATCCAGAAGATATGCACGTACGTAATTAAGCAAGTGGAGAAGAATTGGTATTTCAATCCTAGccatttattttcatgtattattaatttcTCTTCGGTTCAGTATTCCCGTTCGATCTGCATTAATAATCCACTGACCTACCTCCTGATCACCTTCTTCTGATCATTTATCACATTTATCACTCTCATGCAGTAAACCCGAGCAAAAGGGCTGCCACCACTTATTTAAGTATATagctgtctttttttttttttaaagtaacgTCGTGTTTCTCATTAAACAGGTAATATTACATCAAGCATAACAACCTCCTCCAATACAGAGTTACAGACCTCAACTGGACCATTCTCGAACCATACTTTTTCACCAACATCCCTTATAGCAAACTGAGCTGCCGTATGGGCAGCTTTGTTTGCTGACCTGAATACAAACTTAAGACTCCATGCTTGATTCCTTTTCATCATCTGCTGCATGTCTTCTGTCATCTGTCCAAGCCAGGAATTATCTTCATTATTGGAATTTACTGCATCAACTACCACCTTGGCGTCCCCTTCAAAACAAACTTGGTAATACCCAAGTTCAGTACAGATGACCATAGCTCTAAGAAGAGCGGTGCTTTCAGCTTGAGCAGCAGTAGATATATGGTCCTTGGGGGCTGTCACCACAACTAGCAGCTTGCCTACTGAGTCTCTAATGATTACTCCCAATCCCATCCTACCCTTGGCTTTTTCGAATGCTGCATCAAAGTTCACCTTTACAAAAGGCCAAGCGGGTTGAATCCATCTTGGGGTTGGTCCTCTCTCATGATTCCCTTATGTTCTCTTTAAGCAATTCAGATTGGTctctttaaagagttttaaATCTGCTTGGGCCTTCTTTGCCAGTATGCCAGGGTGCATAAACAGGTTTTGGAAAACAAACGCATTTCTTCTTAACCATAGATGGTAGCACAGATGTGAAGCCAGCTCTAGGTTCTCTTTATTCAGCTTGTTCCTCATCTCAGCCCATAGTATTTGGAAATCAGAATGGACTCTCTTCCATTTACAGAATTGGCATGTCTCTCCTCCCCATACATCTGTTGTAGCTGGGCAGTCCCACATTACATGTATTACTGTTTCCACTTCTCTTGTACATAGCGGGCAAAGGTTATTTTCACTAATGTTCTTCctaaaaatgttatcttttgtaGGAAGAATATTGTTAAGGCACTTCCAAATAAGCATCTTAACCTTGCCCGGAACTTCAAGCTTCCACAAATCTTTCCACATCACTTGATTCTCCTCCCTAGATGAGCTTTCTCCTACTTTCCTCTTGAGGATCACAGTTTCCAGAAAATAGGCACTTTTAACAGTGAAAGTTCCTTTGACTGACCCCGCCCATATCAGTTTGTCACTTGAGCTTTTGCTGCTTAGTGGCATGGAGCATATAATTTTTGCTTCCTCTTCATTAAACACTGCTGCCACCAGTTCTTCCTTCCAA
It contains:
- the LOC121234727 gene encoding trifunctional UDP-glucose 4,6-dehydratase/UDP-4-keto-6-deoxy-D-glucose 3,5-epimerase/UDP-4-keto-L-rhamnose-reductase RHM1, which gives rise to MATYTPKNILITGAAGFIASHVANRLIRNYPDYKIVVLDKLDYCSSLKNLLPSKSSPSIKFVKGDIGSADLVNYLLITESIDTIMHFAAQTHVDNSFGNSFEFTKNNIYGTHVLLEACKVTGQIRRFIHVSTDEVYGETDEDAVVGNHEASQLLPTNPYSATKAGAEMLVMAYGRSYGLPVITTRGNNVYGPNQFPEKLIPKFILLAMQGKPLPIHGDGSNVRSYLYCEDVAEAFEVILHKGEVGHVYNIGTKKERRVIDVAKDICRLFSMDPEASIKFVENRPFNDQRYFLDDQKLTILGWSERTTWEEGLKKTMEWYINNPDWWGDVSGALLPHPRMLMMPGGIERHFDGPEEEKSASFVPSNTRMLVPPSKSTGSPRKHSLKFLIYGRTGWLGGLLGKICEKQGIPFEYGRGRLEDRSSLLADLQSVKPTHVFNSAGVTGRPNVDWCESHKTETIRTNVAGTLTLADVCREHGLLMMNFATGCIFEYDAAHPEGSGIGFTEEDKPNFTGSFYSKTKAMVEELLKEYDNVCTLRVRMPISSDLNNPRNFITKISRYNKVVNIPNSMTVLDELLPISIEMAKRNLRGIWNFTNPGVVSHNEILEMYKQYIDPDFKWVNFTLEEQAKVIVAPRSNNEMDGSKLKKEFPELLSIKESLIKYVFEQNKKNFAA
- the LOC121235120 gene encoding LOW QUALITY PROTEIN: uncharacterized protein LOC121235120 (The sequence of the model RefSeq protein was modified relative to this genomic sequence to represent the inferred CDS: substituted 2 bases at 2 genomic stop codons) produces the protein MSKYFNFVATXNXWFCYSSHVGLKSTTTDLGNGTVIHCWLPKAHTHSKPNLLLIHGLDANAMWHWGDFISSLIPHFYVYVPDLVFFGDSYTTRPDCSEAFLARYLMALMEAQGVVKTMSITGINYGGFVAYSMAAQFKERVERVVLCCAGVCMEDKDLEEGMFLVRSLDEAVSVLLPQSPEKMRELMRLTFDKPNYKVVPSCFLNDFIQVSGLLY
- the LOC121235562 gene encoding uncharacterized protein LOC121235562 translates to MGLGVIIRDSVGKLLVVVTAPKDHISTAAQAESTALLRAMVICTELGYYQVCFEGDAKVVVDAVNSNNEDNSWLGQMTEDMQQMMKRNQAWSLKFVFRSANKAAHTAAQFAIRDVGEKVWFENGPVEVCNSVLEEVVMLDVILPV